From a single Brassica oleracea var. oleracea cultivar TO1000 chromosome C5, BOL, whole genome shotgun sequence genomic region:
- the LOC106344047 gene encoding THO complex subunit 2 isoform X1, which yields MLRFLYELCWILVYTHTNTLFIFSNLCICVRVCRRCIVLGYQVRGELPIQSCKAVLEKLTMSGDHRSRLTKLEFLWEAEMVKIKAQDLKGKEVRLNTRLLYQQTKFNLLREKSEGYAKLATLLCRGSASSSDNASPATMRIIKVLDCFEIERDYDMLLNVIPVFPKSHAPQILGFKFQYYQRLELNCPVPSGLYKLSALLVKEDFINLESM from the exons ATGCTTCGTTTCCTTTACGAGCTCTGTTGGATTTTGGTATACACGCACACAAACACTCTCTTTATATTCTCCAATCTATGCATATGTGTTCGAGTTTGCCGAAGATGCATTGTGTTGGGCTATCAGGTTCGTGGCGAATTGCCGATTCAGAGCTGTAAGGCAGTGTTGGAGAAG CTTACGATGTCAGGGGATCACCGTTCCCGCTTAACAAAATTG GAGTTCCTATGGGAAGCTGAAATGGTTAAAATAAAAGCCCAAGATCTGAAAGGGAAAGAG GTTCGACTAAACACCCGTCTTCTGTACCAGCAGACAAAGTTCAACTTACTCCGTGAAAAAAGCGAGGGATATGCCAAATTG GCTACCCTTTTATGCCGAGGATCTGCAAGTTCTTCGGATAATGCATCACCAGCAACAATGAGAATTATCAAG GTTTTGGATTGCTTTGAAATTGAACGAGATTATGACATGTTACTCAATGTTATTCCTGTCTTTCCCAAG TCTCATGCTCCGCAAATTCTTGGATTTAAATTTCAATACTATCAGAGACTGGAGTTGAACTGCCCTGTTCCATCTGGGCTCTATAAGCTTTCAGCCTTGCTAGTAAAGGAGGATTTTATAAATCTTGAAAGCATGTGA
- the LOC106344047 gene encoding THO complex subunit 2 isoform X2, with amino-acid sequence MLRFLYELCWILVRGELPIQSCKAVLEKLTMSGDHRSRLTKLGKCPSKDFPRVLREFLWEAEMVKIKAQDLKGKEVRLNTRLLYQQTKFNLLREKSEGYAKLATLLCRGSASSSDNASPATMRIIKVLDCFEIERDYDMLLNVIPVFPKSHAPQILGFKFQYYQRLELNCPVPSGLYKLSALLVKEDFINLESM; translated from the exons ATGCTTCGTTTCCTTTACGAGCTCTGTTGGATTTTG GTTCGTGGCGAATTGCCGATTCAGAGCTGTAAGGCAGTGTTGGAGAAG CTTACGATGTCAGGGGATCACCGTTCCCGCTTAACAAAATTG GGGAAATGTCCCTCGAAGGATTTTCCAAGAGTGTTGCGAG AGTTCCTATGGGAAGCTGAAATGGTTAAAATAAAAGCCCAAGATCTGAAAGGGAAAGAG GTTCGACTAAACACCCGTCTTCTGTACCAGCAGACAAAGTTCAACTTACTCCGTGAAAAAAGCGAGGGATATGCCAAATTG GCTACCCTTTTATGCCGAGGATCTGCAAGTTCTTCGGATAATGCATCACCAGCAACAATGAGAATTATCAAG GTTTTGGATTGCTTTGAAATTGAACGAGATTATGACATGTTACTCAATGTTATTCCTGTCTTTCCCAAG TCTCATGCTCCGCAAATTCTTGGATTTAAATTTCAATACTATCAGAGACTGGAGTTGAACTGCCCTGTTCCATCTGGGCTCTATAAGCTTTCAGCCTTGCTAGTAAAGGAGGATTTTATAAATCTTGAAAGCATGTGA
- the LOC106344047 gene encoding THO complex subunit 2 isoform X3 has protein sequence MFTAKFSTLVVFFCRGNVPRRIFQECCEEFLWEAEMVKIKAQDLKGKEVRLNTRLLYQQTKFNLLREKSEGYAKLATLLCRGSASSSDNASPATMRIIKVLDCFEIERDYDMLLNVIPVFPKSHAPQILGFKFQYYQRLELNCPVPSGLYKLSALLVKEDFINLESM, from the exons ATGTTCACAGCTAAATTTAGTACCTTAGTTGTTTTCTTTTGTAGGGGAAATGTCCCTCGAAGGATTTTCCAAGAGTGTTGCGAG GAGTTCCTATGGGAAGCTGAAATGGTTAAAATAAAAGCCCAAGATCTGAAAGGGAAAGAG GTTCGACTAAACACCCGTCTTCTGTACCAGCAGACAAAGTTCAACTTACTCCGTGAAAAAAGCGAGGGATATGCCAAATTG GCTACCCTTTTATGCCGAGGATCTGCAAGTTCTTCGGATAATGCATCACCAGCAACAATGAGAATTATCAAG GTTTTGGATTGCTTTGAAATTGAACGAGATTATGACATGTTACTCAATGTTATTCCTGTCTTTCCCAAG TCTCATGCTCCGCAAATTCTTGGATTTAAATTTCAATACTATCAGAGACTGGAGTTGAACTGCCCTGTTCCATCTGGGCTCTATAAGCTTTCAGCCTTGCTAGTAAAGGAGGATTTTATAAATCTTGAAAGCATGTGA
- the LOC106344589 gene encoding uncharacterized protein LOC106344589 produces the protein MDSAVPPDSPVSPKRDKGDKEVGDEGSVVGKSESLGEAKKVVPSWLSVAQDREVLKKYEVEVSSKGGLHTVEIPDDVLNTSTPLWEDFVVGKFLDISPHVAKVHMVLNKIWKYGDTTTKVDVYEVNATTMRFRVSNPKAREKILKRGMWNIAGVPMIVTKWTPRSEEEKQEEEAIPMWVHLHRVPLHMYSWEGLSFITSAMGFPVKLHPETIACSNLEVAKVFAKVDVSKALPKEINFSKNGKEFVVDFHFPWLPSRCKMCDKWGHTEAVCVMKGKSTEKESKVENTDVVIADEVLEDVETTKDVVRVEEVGAQTEDERVDTGEKEVEELHISASKYAVLSVDEEEEDGEIMEIGLQSGAETQGTNGNNEEGKEGPVEVKIVTNNIGQQDNEIKDKGTTGITKEQRAKKASSQDVNQMATSTRSSCRHH, from the exons ATGGATTCGGCTGTGCCGCCGGATTCACCCGTCTCTCCGAAGAGGGATAAGGGTGATAAGGAGGTCGGTGATGAGGGCTCAGTGGTTGGAAAGTCAGAGTCTTTAGGGGAAGCGAAGAAAGTGGTTCCGAGTTGGCTGTCTGTAGCTCAAGACAGGGAAGTTTTGAAGAAGTACGAGGTTGAGGTTTCAAGCAAGGGTGGTCTGCATACCGTTGAGATTCCAGATGATGTCCTCAACACTTCGACGCCGCTGTGGGAGGATTTCGTTGTCGGGAAGTTCTTAGACATTTCTCCTCATGTAGCAAAGGTTCATATGGTTTTGAACAAGATTTGGAAGTATGGGGACACAACAACAAAGGTCGATGTTTATGAGGTTAACGCAACAACAATGAGGTTTCGGGTTTCAAATCCGAAAGCAAGGGAGAAAATCTTGAAGAGAGGTATGTGGAACATTGCTGGAGTTCCAATGATAGTCACGAAGTGGACGCCAAGGTCTGAGGAAGAGAAGCAGGAAGAGGAAGCGATTCCTATGTGGGTTCACCTCCATAGAGTCCCGCTCCATATGTATTCATGGGAAGGTCTCAGCTTCATTACTAGCGCAATGGGTTTTCCGGTGAAATTGCATCCGGAGACAATAGCGTGTTCGAATCTGGAGGTAGCAAAAGTTTTCGCAAAGGTTGACGTCTCAAAGGCTTTGCCAAAAGAGATTAACTTTTCAAAAAATGGCAAGGAGTTTGTGGTGGATTTTCACTTTCCATGGCTCCCATCAAGATGCAAGATGTGTGATAAGTGGGGGCACACAGAAGCAGTTTGTGTGATGAAAGGGAAAAGCACAGAGAAGGAG TCAAAGGTGGAGAACACCGATGTGGTTATAGCAGATGAGGTTCTCGAGGATGTGGAAACAACCAAGGATGTTGTGAGAGTAGAGGAAGTGGGTGCTCAAACTGAGGATGAGAGAGTTGATACAGGGGAGAAGGAA GTAGAGGAACTTCATATCTCGGCCTCGAAGTATGCGGTTCTTAGTGTAGATGAGGAAGAAGAGGATGGTGAAATTATGGAGATAGGTCTTCAGTCTGGCGCTGAGACTCAGGGCACAAATGGCAACAATGAAGAAGGTAAGGAGGGGCCTGTGGAAGTTAAAATTGTTACCAACAATATTGGACAACAGGATAATGAGATAAAGGACAAAGGGACAACGGGCATAACGAAGGAGCAGAGGGCAAAGAAGGCTAGCTCACAGGATGTGAATCAGATGGCTACGAGCACTAGGTCCTCTTGCCGCCATCATTAA
- the LOC106344590 gene encoding uncharacterized protein LOC106344590 codes for MKERKAERILSTVFRDWSSMTNYEHSGGGIIWLLWRDTVRMTPVYKSDQLITCSVALQNEEDFMCSFVYASNQADERKGLWEDLCHHHDSPLFQGKAWIIMGDFNEILDGREHSGVDSLVRWPSDSEKIRRPFKYVNAIGKLPNFLPMVKEYWESTEKLFLSTSAMYRFSKKLKNLKPLIQEIGREKLRNLTVREKEAHNILCEKQRNTVANPTTSAIHEKVVAYDKWLHVAELEENFLKQRLKLHWLDVGDQNNKTFHNSIRTRQAQNTMREIRCRDGSTATSHMAIKTEAESFFSEVLNLVPTNFIGVSVEELRDLLDFECTTGDCSQLQAEDFTIAVQSVFQLGFLPKGINSTILALIPKKAVAQEMMDYRPIVCCNVLYKVVSKIIANRLKVILPRIIAENQSAFVKGRLLMENVLLASEVVKDYHKDSISPRCAMKVDISKAFDSVEWSFLLNCLLAMGFPERFIHWIRLCITTASYLVQVNGELAGYFQSTRGLRQGCYLLPYLFVICKNVLSYKIDQSAREKRFRLHPRYQSLALTHLCFADDLMVFVEGSKESIEGALAVLRILQFGRGSP; via the exons ATGAAAGAAAGGAAAGCAGAAAGGATTCTGAGCACTGTGTTTAGAGATTGGTCATCCATGACCAATTACGAGCATAGTGGAGGAGGTATAATTTGGTTACTTTGGAGAGACACGGTTCGCATGACTCCGGTCTACAAGTCTGACCAGCTTATCACTTGTTCGGTGGCGCTGCAGAATGAAGAAGATTTTATGTGTTCGTTTGTTTATGCAAGTAACCAGGCAGATGAAAGGAAAGGGTTGTGGGAGGATCTATGTCACCATCATGATTCTCCATTGTTTCAAGGCAAAGCTTGGATAATTATGGGAGATTTTAACGAGATTCTCGATGGTAGAGAACACTCGGGAGTAGACAGTTTGGTGAGATGGCCATCGG ACTCAGAGAAGATCAGACGGCCTTTCAAATATGTCAATGCCATAGGAAAGCTCCCAAACTTTTTGCCCATGGTAAAGGAGTACTGGGAGTCTACTGAGAAATTGTTTCTTTCTACCTCTGCCATGTACCGCTTCTCGAAGAAACTAAAGAATCTGAAGCCGTTGATACAAGAGATAGGAAGAGAGAAGTTACGAAACTTAACTGTTAGAGAAAAGGAGGCTCACAACATTCTTTGTGAAAAGCAGAGGAACACAGTAGCTAATCCCACCACGAGTGCAATCCACGAGAAAGTTGTAGCTTACGATAAGTGGCTACATGTAGCAGAATTGGAGGAAAATTTCCTGAAACAGAGATTAAAGCTACACTGGTTGGATGTGGGCGACCAAAATAATAAGACTTTCCACAACTCGATCAGAACTAGACAAGCGCAGAACACCATGAGAGAGATCAGATGTCGGGATGGAAGCACTGCTACCTCACATATGGCGATCAAGACAGAGGCAGAGAGCTTCTTCTCAGAGGTCCTCAACCTGGTCCCAACAAACTTTATAGGCGTTTCAGTAGAGGAACTGAGGGATCTTCTGGATTTTGAATGCACCACTGGAGATTGTAGTCAGTTGCAAGCGGAA GACTTCACCATTGCAGTTCAGTCAGTGTTTCAACTGGGCTTTCTCCCGAAAGGTATTAACTCGACCATTCTTGCTCTCATTCCCAAAAAGGCTGTTGCACAAGAAATGATGGACTACAGGCCCATTGTGTGTTGCAATGTCCTTTACAAAGTGGTGTCAAAAATCATAGCCAACAGACTGAAGGTCATTCTACCAAGGATTATTGCTGAAAACCAATCTGCATTTGTGAAAGGTAGACTGCTAATGGAAAACGTTTTGCTGGCATCAGAGGTCGTGAAGGACTATCACAAAGATTCGATCTCTCCACGCTGTGCAATGAAAGTTGATATTTCAAAGGCGTTTGATTCAGTGGAGTGGTCATTTCTGCTGAATTGTCTACTTGCTATGGGATTCCCGGAGAGATTCATACACTGGATCAGGTTATGTATCACCACAGCCTCTTATTTAGTACAAGTTAATGGAGAATTAGCTGGCTATTTCCAGAGTACTAGAGGTCTGAGACAGGGGTGTTACCTTTTGCCGTATCTCTTTGTGATATGTAAGAACGTTCTATCGTATAAAATAGATCAATCTGCGAGGGAGAAGAGATTCAGATTGCATCCCCGGTATCAATCCTTGGCTCTCACGCATCTTTGTTTTGCTGATGACTTGATGGTTTTTGTGGAGGGTTCAAAAGAGTCAATTGAAGGTGCTCTGGCTGTTTTGAGGATTTTGCAGTTTGGTCGGGGCTCTCCATAA